A region of Micromonas commoda chromosome 4, complete sequence DNA encodes the following proteins:
- the PK gene encoding cytosolic pyruvate kinase (putative pyruvate kinase, cytosolic. Localisation deduced by similarity search, no transit peptide predicted (ChloroP, TargetP, SignalP). Reaction: ATP + pyruvate = ADP + phosphoenolpyruvate), protein MPSYARTGKNFLNISIPTLLNADLGSVMDAPSCALTPKKTHIVCTLGPSSRTVDDLEKLLYAGMSVARFNFSHGTHEYHLESLTNLRQACVNTGKVCAVLLDTKGPEIRTGTLKDGKPVSLVRGKELTLTTDYSVVGDENQIAVSYQWMARDVKCGDNILMADGSVMLEVLSTDVDAGTVRVKCLNNATIGERKNCNLPGVAVDLPTLTEKDLHDIIGFGVVHDVDFIAASFVRKGSDVLKIRDVLDNAGGSSIRIISKVENHEGLCNYDDILRLSDGIMVARGDLGMEIPLERIFWVQKMMIRKANLSGKPVITATQMLDSMIAAPRPTRAEATDVANAVLDGTDCVMLSGETAAGAYPREAVEIMAGICEEAEQCVDNWALSQALLNSTMSEYGIQGAPLSTIEALASSTVMTAAKVKAACIVVLAANGDAARMIAKYRPAVPIVVGVVPRRARQAIGFNERELRGQQVARQLMVTRGLIPVVVSGEPIKELDALNSMDDEAMESRAPTAAKRCVMAAVRHARQQMLCRPGDKVVAMYNVEKRCAVVRVIEIVDEKKDEDACGVECQLEDFIPPPGDDIEVA, encoded by the coding sequence ATGCCCTCGTACGCGCGCACGGGGAAGAACTTTCTCAACATCAGCATCCCGACCCTGCTCAACGCGGACCTCGGCTCGGTCAtggacgcgccgtcgtgcgcgctcACCCCGAAGAAGACGCACATCGTCTGCACCCTCGGCCCCAGCTCGAGGACCGTGGACGACCTCGAGAAGCTGCTCTACGCGGGCATGTCCGTCGCTAGGTTCAACTTTAGCCACGGGACGCACGAGTACCACCTCGAGTCCCTGACCAACCTGCGTCAGGCGTGCGTCAACACCGGCAAGGTGTGCGCGGTGCTCCTGGACACCAAGGGCCCGGAGATTCGCACGGGTACGCTCAAGGACGGAAAGCCCGTCTCCTTAGTGCGGGGAAAGGAGCTCACCCTCACGACGGACTactccgtcgtcggcgacgagaatCAGATTGCCGTTTCGTACCAGTGGATGGCGAGAGACGTGAAGTGCGGGGATAACATCCTCATGGCCGACGGCAGCGTCATGCTCGAGGTGCTCTccaccgacgtcgacgcgggcacCGTGCGGGTTAAGTGCCTCAACAACGCCACGATCGGCGAGAGGAAGAACTGCAACCttcccggcgtcgccgtcgacctaCCCACGCTCACCGAGAAGGACCTCCACGACATCATCGGCTTCGGGGTGGTTCACGACGTGGACTTtatcgccgcgtcgttcgtccgCAAGGGCAGCGATGTCCTCAAGATCAGGGACGTGCTGGACAACGCGGGAGGCTCGTCCATCCGGATCATCTCCAAGGTTGAGAACCACGAGGGTCTCTGCAACTACGACGACATCCTCCGCCTGAGCGACGGCATCatggtcgcgcgcggcgacctcgggaTGGAGATTCCCCTGGAGCGAATATTCTGGGTCCAGAAGATGATGATCCGAAAGGCCAACCTCAGCGGTAAGCCCGTCATCACCGCCACCCAGATGCTCGACTCCatgatcgccgcgccccgccccacCCGAGCCGAAgccaccgacgtcgccaacgccgtcctcgacggcaccgacTGCGTGATGCTCTCGGgggagaccgccgcgggggcgtacccgcgcgaggctgtCGAGATCATGGCGGGCATCTGCGAGGAGGCTGAGCAGTGCGTGGACAACTGGGCGCTGTCCCAGGCCTTGCTCAACAGCACGATGTCCGAGTACGGCATCCAGGGCGCTCCGCTGTCCACgatcgaggcgctggcgtcgtccacggtgatgaccgccgcgaaggtcaaggcggcgtgcatcgtggtgctcgcggcgaacggcgacgcggccagGATGATCGCCAAGTACAGACCCGCGGTTCCCatcgtcgtgggcgtcgtgcccaggcgcgcgaggcaggCGATTGGGTTCAACGAGCGGGAACTTCGCGGGCAGCAAGTCGCTCGGCAGCTCATGGTCACGCGGGGGCTCATCCCGGTGGTCGTCTCTGGCGAGCCcatcaaggagctcgacgcgctcaactccatggacgacgaggcgatggaatcgcgcgcgcccaccgcggcgaagcggtgcgtgatggcggcggtgcgacACGCCAGGCAGCAGATGCTGTGCAGGCCGGGCGACAAGGTTGTCGCCATGTACAACGTCGAGAAGAGATGCGCGGTCGTGCGGGTCATCGAGATCGtcgacgagaagaaggacgaggacgcgtgcGGGGTGGAGTGTCAGCTGGAAGACTtcatcccgccgcccggggacgACATCGAGGTGGCGTGA
- a CDS encoding predicted protein, protein MNGNALSPAAARDAHGHEGKDHDRDFTHVYRTTPVTPRLYKLVVGAWIYACAVAIYTHYPDEHGRIASLAHLYYQAPFIALLAMWLWGVNLWAWCVLMRLNPHPLVVFELDDARIHMGHREVFKCAFYLTAVFAGSLALFLKYAGTGVDDDLAKVMPVGLYVGALGALFVPAQIWYAPSRRFLAQTLRKAMAPTAQPVGFADFFLADVACSMAKSFSDVERAVCSMLAGKVMAAVDGDGTCGSTSWKIPLALAVPSAIRLFQCVRQYRDTGDVACVYNALKYLSAMPVIALSAAKYHVDHTLWLNVLRPAWITCAVVNTAYSYYWDVRHDWDLNVFKSWGAVVPQQGGGGGGWAARGRAPVGRRDGAFVVDGSVVHGDEGGVVGPMGRRERVYSPTFYRAAVVVNLVMRASWTYKLSAHLRHNAWTVLLCTGLEITRRFLWAPIRVEKKYLQMRQTRVSRTAKV, encoded by the coding sequence ATGAACGGCAACGCGctgtcgcccgcggcggcgcgcgacgcgcacgggcACGAGGGCAAGGACCACGACCGGGACTTCACCCACGTCTACCGCACCACCCCGGTCACGCCGCGCCTCTACAAGCttgtcgtcggcgcgtggaTCTACGCGTGCGCGGTCGCCATCTACACGCACTACCCCGACGAGCACGGAAGaatcgcgtccctcgcgcacCTGTACTACCAGGCGCCCTTcatcgccctcctcgcgatGTGGCTGTGGGGCGTCAACCTGTGGGCGTGGTGCGTTTTGATGAGGCTAAACCCGCACCCGCTCGTGGtgttcgagctcgacgacgcgaggataCACATGGGGCACAGGGAGGTGTTTAAATGCGCGTTTTACCTcaccgccgtcttcgccggaTCCCTCGCGCTCTTCCTCAAGTACGCCGGCAccggggtggacgacgacctgGCCAAGGTGATGCCGGTGGGGCTGTACGTCGGGGCGCTCGGGGCGCTCTTCGTCCCGGCGCAGATTTGGTACGCGCCGAGCCGGAGGTTTTTAGCCCAGACGCTGCGAaaggcgatggcgccgacggcgcagCCCGTCGGCTTTGCCGACTttttcctcgccgacgtggcgTGCTCGATGGCCAAGTCGTTCTCGGacgtggagcgcgcggtgtGCTCGATGCTCGCCGGGAAggtgatggcggcggtggacggggacgggacgTGCGGGTCGACGAGTTGGAAGATTccgctggcgctcgcggttcCATCCGCGATTCGGCTCTTTCAATGCGTTCGGCAATACAGAgacaccggcgacgtcgcgtgcgtGTACAACGCGCTCAAGTACCTCAGCGCCATGCCCGTCATCGCGTTGTCCGCCGCGAAGTACCACGTGGACCATACGCTGTGGCTCAACGTCCTGCGACCCGCGTGGATCACGTGCGCGGTGGTCAACACCGCGTACTCGTACTACTGGGACGTTCGACACGATTGGGATTTAAACGTGTTCAAATCGTGGGGCGCGGTGGTTCCCCAGCAagggggtggcggcggcgggtgggcggcgcggggacgcgcgcccgTGGGGCGACGAGACGGTGCGTTCGTGGTGGACGGATCCGtcgtgcacggcgacgagggcggggtTGTCGGGCCGATGGGTCGGCGGGAGCGCGTGTACTCGCCGACGTTttaccgcgccgccgtcgtcgtcaacctgGTGATGCGTGCGTCGTGGACGTACAAGCTGAGCGCGCACTTGCGGCACAACGCGTGGACGGTGCTGCTGTGCACGGGGTTGGAGATCACGCGGCGGTTCCTGTGGGCGCCCATCCGCGTCGAGAAGAAGTACCTGCAGATGCGGCAGACGCGCgtgtcgaggacggcgaagGTTTGA